In the Colletotrichum higginsianum IMI 349063 chromosome 7 map unlocalized unitig_7, whole genome shotgun sequence genome, one interval contains:
- a CDS encoding TAM domain methyltransferase yields the protein MCMETTTRGFLFEEGHKFHITCLTHDVARMADHAQQPAAEDFETDDGASSIGDSSATDSLASLRSSILDYRRENGRTYHSMSDGNITHHLWILTWDDNIAISPKKDGAKRVLDVGTGTGIWALDYGKPVFGVDLSPIQPEFVPPNCSFEVDDVEKEWTWKEPFDFIFIRCMIGSFASWPDMIAKAYENLEPGGYIEIQDNMFPLLCQDGTMKADFAPLEWTNLLIEGTEKMGCSITVAASFKRMLEEAGFVDVEEKKKIWPFNPWPKDPKLRELGFWSLESAMSGLEGISLGLFTRVLGWTSEETRVFCAHVRNEQRKIGVHAYYDVYGVWGRKPEKTDEDEETAATATAPPPAPAPAPAPASAPATAPSPAPAPAGNES from the exons ATGTGCATGGAGACAACAACAAGGGGCTTTCTCTTTGAGGAAGGACACAAATTCCATATA ACTTGTCTCACGCACGACGTCGCAAGAATGGCCGATCacgcccagcagccagcagccgaG GACTTTGAAACTGATGATGGTGCATCTTCGATCGGTGACTCT TCCGCTACCGACTCTCTTGCATCTCTTCGATCCAGCATTCTTGACTATCGACGAGAGAATGGACGCACATATCATAGCATGAGTGATGGAA ACATCACCCATCATCTGTGGATCTTGACCTGGGACGATAACATTGCCATCAGCCCAAAAAAGGATGGTGCCAAAAGGGTTCTGGACGTTGGAACCGGCACAGGAATTTGGGCTCTGGACTATGGCAAGCCA GTATTTGGTGTTGACCTCAGTCCTATTCAGCCTGAATT CGTACCTCCCAACTGCAGTTTCGAGGTGGACGACGTTGAGAAGGAATGGACTTGGAAGGAACCTTttgacttcatcttcatcagATGCATGATCGGAAGCTTCGCCAGTTGGCCAGATATGATTGCCAAGGCCTATGA AAACCTTGAGCCTGGCGGTTACATTGAGATTCAAGACAACATGTTTCCTCTGTTGTGTCAAGACGGGACCATGAAAGCGGACTTTGCACCTTTGGAATGGACAAACCTGCTTATTGAGGGTACAGAGAAGATGGGTTGCTCGATCACGGTCGCTGCCAGCTTCAAACGGATGCTGGAAGAGGCTGGCTTCGTGGACGtcgaagagaagaaaaaaatatGGCCTTTCAACCCGTGGCCAAAGGACCCGAAACTAAGAGAACTTGGCTTTTGGAGTCTGGAATCTGCCATGAGCGGCCTCGAAGGGATCTCACTGGGTTTGTTTACTAGGGTGCTGGGTTGGACCTCAGAAGAGACAAGGGTGTTCTGCGCTCATGTCAGGAATGAGCAAAGAAAGATAGGAGTCCATGCGTACTATGATGT TTACGGCGTCTGGGGTCGTAAGCCAGAGAAGAcggatgaggacgaggagacggctgccactgccactgcccctcccccagccccagccccagccccagccccagccTCTGCTCCTGCTActgctccttctcctgctcctgccCCAGCCGGGAATGAGTCTTGA